One part of the Rhodococcus oxybenzonivorans genome encodes these proteins:
- a CDS encoding class I SAM-dependent methyltransferase, with the protein MRRSSGVLGELDVRRVIDLGCGSGQLVSALLDDPGFTEIVGVDVSTRALTIAGRRLRLDRMPERRRERLQLFQAALTYTDRRFAGYDAAVLMEVVEHIDPPRLTALEQVVFGTARPGHVIVTTPNSEYNVRYTDLRVCVTATIASSGRGRNSVPGRPRSAMSTATASTSVRWVMTTLTSVHRLRWRSSPVGGADV; encoded by the coding sequence GTGAGGCGGTCCTCGGGGGTCCTCGGCGAGTTGGACGTGCGCCGGGTCATCGACCTCGGATGCGGGTCCGGTCAACTCGTTTCCGCGTTGTTGGACGATCCCGGTTTCACCGAGATCGTGGGGGTGGATGTGTCGACGAGAGCGTTGACGATAGCGGGACGCCGGTTGCGGTTGGATCGGATGCCGGAGCGGCGGCGGGAGCGACTGCAGCTGTTCCAGGCGGCGCTCACCTACACCGACCGGAGGTTCGCCGGCTACGACGCGGCCGTGTTGATGGAGGTCGTCGAGCACATCGACCCGCCACGGCTGACCGCACTCGAGCAGGTGGTGTTCGGCACGGCACGGCCCGGGCATGTGATCGTGACGACGCCGAACTCCGAGTACAACGTGCGTTACACCGACCTCCGGGTCTGCGTCACCGCGACCATCGCTTCGAGTGGTCGCGGCCGCAATTCCGTTCCTGGGCGGCCACGGTCTGCGATGTCCACGGCTACAGCGTCGACTTCCGTCCGGTGGGTGATGACGACCCTGACGTCGGTTCACCGACTCAGATGGCGGTCTTCACCGGTGGGCGGCGCCGATGTCTGA
- a CDS encoding serine hydrolase domain-containing protein, with protein sequence MSSSTRSRLRRSAVAALSTVLVFGAVSCGSEDRGGQQTAEHGADALHADDPDADRIVDVVRNKLAELDLSGAVFGVWRGDEEIVSGAVGESPLGVPATRDMQLRVGQPMEPMLSTVLLQLGEAGTLSLDEPIAKWVPDFPRADKITPRMLANSTTGISDYVTNPEFLKTFYANPIKGFTSQEIFDLANSRPPLFEPGTSFAYAHSDLCLLGVVLEQATGKPLGDLLKERIFQPLGMIQSSVMLTPEISEPILHGYTNERGVFEDSTFWNPTAFLNSGNMNSTVAEVARWVRALGNGELLSDTAFTEMMADKTAGLGPLTADRYFAFGTVHLGSWLLMNPAFGGYNGIALYDTESKTTIVVYATLGPTANANANNTVPIGNDIGALLLPDNPPKVP encoded by the coding sequence ATGAGTTCGTCGACTCGCAGCCGGCTGCGTCGAAGCGCGGTTGCCGCGCTCAGCACCGTTCTTGTTTTCGGCGCCGTTTCCTGCGGCTCGGAAGATCGCGGCGGACAGCAGACAGCAGAGCACGGTGCGGATGCACTGCACGCGGACGATCCCGACGCCGACAGAATCGTCGACGTAGTTCGCAACAAGCTGGCGGAACTCGATCTCAGCGGTGCCGTCTTCGGTGTGTGGCGCGGTGACGAGGAAATTGTCAGCGGAGCAGTGGGGGAGTCGCCGCTCGGCGTTCCCGCGACGCGTGACATGCAATTGCGAGTCGGCCAGCCGATGGAACCAATGCTGTCGACTGTTCTGTTACAGCTGGGCGAAGCGGGAACGCTGAGCCTGGACGAGCCGATCGCCAAGTGGGTACCCGACTTTCCGCGCGCCGACAAGATCACCCCGCGGATGCTCGCCAACAGCACGACGGGCATTTCGGACTACGTCACCAATCCTGAATTCCTGAAGACGTTCTACGCAAATCCGATCAAAGGCTTCACGTCTCAGGAGATCTTCGACCTCGCCAATTCCCGCCCACCGCTGTTCGAACCGGGGACCAGTTTTGCCTACGCGCACAGCGATCTGTGCCTGCTGGGAGTGGTACTCGAGCAGGCGACGGGAAAGCCGCTCGGTGATCTGCTGAAGGAACGCATCTTTCAGCCACTCGGGATGATTCAGAGCAGCGTGATGTTGACACCCGAGATCAGTGAACCGATTCTGCACGGCTATACCAACGAACGTGGCGTCTTTGAGGACTCCACGTTCTGGAATCCCACGGCGTTCCTCAACAGCGGCAACATGAACTCGACGGTGGCCGAGGTCGCGCGGTGGGTTCGGGCGCTCGGCAACGGCGAGCTCCTGTCCGACACGGCGTTCACGGAGATGATGGCGGACAAGACGGCCGGGCTGGGCCCGCTGACTGCGGACAGGTACTTCGCATTCGGAACCGTTCACCTGGGCAGTTGGCTGCTGATGAACCCGGCTTTCGGGGGCTACAACGGCATCGCCCTCTACGACACGGAGTCGAAGACCACGATCGTCGTCTACGCCACGCTCGGGCCGACGGCCAACGCAAACGCCAATAACACCGTGCCGATCGGCAACGACATCGGCGCACTCCTCCTCCCGGACAACCCGCCCAAGGTGCCCTGA
- a CDS encoding putative immunity protein, with product MADDSSEIELSRSELREVAGFAVVCVRPALAIFERERPHDQRPRAAIDGAGAFAEGAERTTTLRHSAWAAHRAAQEARDAGQPAASDAARAAGHAAGAAFLHPLAKATQVKHILGSAAHAARAFELSAGDDPVVGAEYIARTQRLAPHMVVDVLRRYPVAPSGGGRVGELIRQLDASLRYSPTMADPTDTPE from the coding sequence ATGGCGGATGACTCCAGCGAGATCGAACTCAGCCGCTCGGAACTTCGCGAGGTCGCCGGCTTTGCAGTGGTGTGCGTGCGACCTGCATTGGCGATTTTCGAGCGTGAACGCCCGCACGATCAGCGCCCACGAGCCGCGATCGACGGTGCAGGGGCGTTCGCGGAGGGAGCCGAGCGGACCACCACTCTCCGCCACAGCGCGTGGGCAGCACACCGAGCTGCTCAGGAAGCCCGCGATGCAGGACAGCCCGCAGCGAGCGACGCTGCCCGCGCGGCCGGCCACGCGGCCGGTGCGGCGTTCCTCCATCCACTCGCCAAAGCCACGCAGGTAAAGCACATCCTCGGCTCCGCCGCTCATGCCGCACGAGCGTTCGAACTCTCCGCCGGCGACGATCCCGTCGTCGGAGCCGAATACATCGCGCGGACGCAGAGACTTGCGCCTCACATGGTGGTAGACGTCCTGCGCCGCTACCCGGTGGCCCCGAGTGGGGGAGGACGGGTCGGGGAACTGATCCGTCAGTTGGACGCATCGCTCCGGTATTCCCCCACGATGGCGGACCCCACGGACACACCGGAGTAG
- a CDS encoding AAA family ATPase has product MIDARQSLARRPRRVLVAGTSGAGKTTLAARIATLLGIEHVEIDALYHGSNWIPRDQFLTDVEELSSQPQWVTEWQYGNVRDLLADRADLLVWLDLPRATVMRQVITRTIRRRLRREVFWNGNIEPPLHRFLLDRDHIVRWAWTTHHKSELRISALAQRRPDFTIVRIRGRADVEHWLAGPLVGTLANNSDGK; this is encoded by the coding sequence ATGATCGACGCCCGTCAGAGCCTTGCCCGTCGTCCCCGGCGAGTGCTCGTCGCAGGAACATCCGGCGCCGGCAAGACGACACTTGCCGCGCGCATCGCGACGCTGCTCGGTATCGAACATGTCGAGATCGACGCGCTGTATCACGGATCGAACTGGATACCGCGCGATCAATTCCTTACCGATGTGGAGGAATTGAGCTCGCAGCCGCAGTGGGTCACGGAATGGCAGTACGGCAATGTACGCGACCTACTCGCCGACCGTGCGGATCTGCTCGTCTGGCTCGACTTGCCCCGCGCCACTGTGATGCGCCAGGTCATCACCCGCACCATTCGGCGACGACTACGCCGCGAGGTGTTCTGGAACGGCAACATCGAGCCACCCCTGCACCGGTTCCTTCTCGACCGAGATCACATCGTGCGCTGGGCCTGGACCACTCATCACAAGAGCGAACTCAGAATCTCCGCACTTGCGCAGCGACGACCCGACTTCACCATCGTCCGGATCCGCGGCCGCGCCGATGTCGAACACTGGCTCGCAGGACCGCTTGTCGGCACTCTGGCGAACAACTCGGACGGAAAGTGA
- a CDS encoding HemK2/MTQ2 family protein methyltransferase, giving the protein MLLRIPGVYPPQEDTWLLADVLDRHGLAPGRSVLDLCTGTGVLALRAAQAGAHSVTAVDVSRRALVTAWTNARLRGHHIRVQRSDLVAGVRGERFDLVVSNPPYVPAADDELPDTGIARAWDAGKDGRALLDRICVGAPEVLGERGTLLLAQSALSGVEKTQTMLEEQGLSVDVVARTEIPFGPVLAARRALFESRGLIAPGQRTEELVVIRAVR; this is encoded by the coding sequence ATGTTGCTGCGCATTCCCGGGGTGTATCCGCCGCAGGAAGATACCTGGCTTCTCGCCGACGTTCTCGACCGTCACGGGCTCGCGCCGGGGAGAAGCGTTCTCGACTTGTGTACCGGCACGGGCGTACTGGCGCTGCGCGCGGCGCAGGCCGGTGCCCACTCCGTGACGGCGGTCGACGTCTCGCGCCGGGCACTGGTCACCGCGTGGACCAACGCGCGGCTGCGCGGCCACCACATTCGGGTGCAGCGTAGCGACCTCGTTGCAGGGGTGCGCGGCGAACGATTCGACCTCGTGGTGTCCAACCCGCCGTATGTGCCGGCGGCCGACGACGAGCTGCCCGACACCGGGATCGCCCGGGCCTGGGATGCGGGCAAGGATGGGCGGGCACTTCTCGACCGGATCTGCGTCGGGGCACCCGAAGTTCTCGGCGAGCGCGGAACACTGCTGCTCGCTCAATCCGCATTGAGCGGGGTGGAGAAGACCCAGACGATGCTCGAGGAGCAGGGTCTGTCCGTCGACGTGGTGGCCCGCACCGAGATCCCGTTCGGCCCGGTCCTCGCCGCGCGGCGGGCCCTGTTCGAATCCAGGGGCCTCATCGCGCCCGGGCAGCGCACCGAAGAATTGGTGGTCATCCGGGCCGTGCGGTAG
- a CDS encoding flavodoxin family protein: MTPLTALALTCSLKPSPAPSSSQLMAEQVLAELGKHGVTGDTVRLVDLDIRPGVDTDMGNGDQWPDVRTRILESDILLVSTPTWLGQMSSVAKRALERLDAELSETDEQQRPILFDKVAIAAVVGNEDGAHAIVADLFQALNDCGFTIPAQGCTYWNGEAMTPGDYNDLDEVPEAVASTTATLARNAAHLARALKAEPYLPGD, translated from the coding sequence ATGACTCCTCTTACCGCACTCGCCCTCACCTGTTCGCTGAAACCCTCTCCGGCACCCTCGAGTAGTCAACTGATGGCCGAGCAGGTCCTCGCCGAGCTGGGCAAGCACGGGGTGACCGGGGACACAGTGCGACTGGTCGATCTCGACATCCGCCCCGGAGTCGACACCGACATGGGAAACGGCGATCAGTGGCCGGATGTCCGCACACGCATCCTCGAATCCGACATCCTTCTCGTGTCGACACCGACGTGGCTCGGCCAGATGTCGAGCGTGGCCAAACGGGCGCTCGAGCGGCTGGACGCGGAACTGTCCGAGACCGATGAGCAGCAGCGTCCCATCCTGTTCGACAAAGTCGCCATCGCGGCCGTCGTCGGCAACGAGGACGGGGCCCACGCGATTGTCGCCGACCTGTTCCAGGCCCTCAACGACTGTGGTTTCACCATTCCCGCACAGGGCTGCACGTACTGGAATGGTGAGGCGATGACACCCGGTGACTACAACGACCTCGACGAGGTGCCGGAGGCGGTGGCGTCGACCACCGCGACCTTGGCGCGCAATGCGGCGCACCTGGCGCGTGCCTTGAAAGCCGAGCCGTACCTTCCGGGAGACTGA
- a CDS encoding ATP-binding protein gives MAEVDEVTQMKTRSGVPVVLRVAAEFEQLPVVRAVAETLAVLGDFTLDDVADVKLAVDEVCSELIAAAQPSSELTCSFAVAENALHVTIGGFLTRAGVPNRESFGWHVLETLMDTVSVTEGARDDAIGVRGVTVDLVKHRGTL, from the coding sequence ATGGCCGAGGTCGACGAGGTTACGCAGATGAAAACGAGATCGGGTGTACCCGTGGTGCTTCGTGTAGCGGCGGAGTTCGAACAGTTGCCCGTGGTGCGTGCGGTTGCAGAGACCCTCGCCGTCCTCGGTGACTTCACCCTCGACGACGTGGCCGATGTCAAACTCGCGGTCGACGAGGTGTGCTCGGAACTGATCGCGGCAGCGCAGCCGAGTTCGGAGTTGACCTGCTCCTTCGCGGTAGCGGAGAACGCTTTGCACGTCACCATCGGTGGGTTCCTCACCCGGGCAGGTGTGCCCAACCGGGAGAGCTTCGGCTGGCACGTACTGGAAACGTTGATGGATACGGTGTCGGTGACCGAGGGGGCCCGTGACGACGCGATCGGTGTGCGAGGCGTCACCGTCGACCTCGTCAAACACCGGGGCACACTCTAG
- a CDS encoding SigB/SigF/SigG family RNA polymerase sigma factor, whose translation MSSVSERSERRRPGRDDYKDVAPTLARLGALESASAEASVLRDDVITRCLPLAEHIARRFGGRGEAHEDLLQVARLGLVKAVDRFDPDRGYDFVSYAVPTIMGEVRRYFRDVGWSMRVPRRMQEMHALITKAVDELSQDLGRSPSASEIAAELDLDVREVSEGLLAKNAYQTLSMDATMGDDPDDLPLAETLGEEDPELANVESHAAVRPALEKLPPLERRVLMLRFFGSMTQTEIAQRVGVSQMQVSRILARTLAGLREQLGDG comes from the coding sequence GTGTCGTCCGTGTCGGAACGTAGCGAGCGGCGCCGTCCCGGCAGAGATGACTACAAGGACGTGGCGCCGACCCTTGCGCGCCTCGGGGCGCTCGAGAGTGCGTCCGCCGAGGCATCGGTGCTGCGCGACGACGTCATCACCCGGTGTCTGCCGCTGGCCGAGCACATTGCCCGCCGATTCGGTGGCCGCGGCGAGGCGCACGAGGATCTGTTGCAGGTCGCGCGCCTCGGATTGGTGAAAGCAGTCGACCGTTTCGATCCGGACCGCGGCTACGACTTCGTCTCCTACGCCGTGCCCACGATCATGGGGGAGGTGCGGCGCTACTTCCGCGATGTCGGATGGTCGATGCGTGTGCCCCGGCGAATGCAGGAGATGCATGCACTGATCACCAAAGCGGTCGACGAACTGTCCCAGGATCTGGGTCGTTCCCCGTCCGCCAGCGAAATCGCGGCGGAACTGGACCTCGACGTCCGCGAGGTGTCGGAGGGGCTCCTCGCGAAGAACGCGTATCAAACCTTGTCGATGGATGCGACCATGGGCGACGATCCCGATGACCTTCCGCTCGCCGAGACACTCGGCGAGGAGGACCCCGAGTTGGCGAATGTGGAAAGTCATGCGGCGGTGCGGCCGGCCCTCGAGAAGCTACCTCCCCTCGAGCGCCGTGTGCTGATGTTGCGGTTCTTCGGCTCGATGACACAGACCGAAATCGCGCAGCGGGTCGGCGTCTCCCAGATGCAGGTGTCCCGGATCCTCGCCCGGACTCTCGCCGGGCTGCGGGAGCAGCTGGGAGACGGCTGA
- a CDS encoding ATP-grasp domain-containing protein, translating to MGKNIFILGLTDMQREELSTVRDAENYQFHGLLDYHTLVAPDEYVFEDLLTRCREKLDAFPGTVDAIIAHWDFPTSVLAPILAAERGIPAPPLRSVLACEHKYWSRLAQQESVPDTVPRFASFDPFDDHALDYIGLEFPFWVKPVKSHSSQLGFEIGDAAAFHESIAEIRERIGLVGHAFDEALRRVDLPEAVRGVSGTTCLAEQVITGIQAAPEGTIFRSEFSVHGVFDMHKDATGHSFDRLDYPANTVPPEVQQRMIDITERYLRHVGFDNGCFNSEFMWDEKEDRLWLIEVNTRISQSHSDLFTKVDGMSNHEVAIDIALGTPPRMQRRHGTFGVAAKCIIPHYEDGIVTRVPSSEDIARVQKAVPETKVLIDVQPGDRLADLPNQDAYRYVLGTMYIGAEDIAQLEKHVDRALAELPFEFEPVPNHQH from the coding sequence ATGGGTAAGAACATCTTCATTCTCGGCCTTACCGACATGCAACGCGAAGAACTCAGCACCGTCCGCGACGCGGAGAATTACCAATTCCACGGCTTGCTCGACTACCACACCCTGGTCGCCCCGGACGAGTACGTGTTCGAGGATCTCCTCACCAGGTGCCGCGAGAAACTCGACGCGTTTCCCGGAACAGTCGACGCGATCATCGCCCACTGGGACTTTCCCACCAGCGTCCTGGCGCCCATCCTGGCCGCCGAGCGAGGCATTCCCGCGCCGCCCCTGCGCAGTGTGCTCGCCTGCGAGCACAAGTACTGGAGCCGGCTCGCCCAGCAAGAATCCGTACCCGACACGGTGCCCCGGTTCGCCTCCTTCGACCCGTTCGACGACCACGCCCTCGACTACATCGGGCTCGAGTTCCCGTTCTGGGTGAAGCCGGTGAAGTCGCATTCCTCCCAGCTCGGGTTCGAGATCGGTGATGCGGCCGCCTTCCATGAGTCAATCGCAGAGATACGCGAGAGGATCGGCCTGGTGGGGCATGCGTTCGACGAAGCGCTCCGGCGCGTGGACCTTCCGGAGGCCGTACGGGGAGTGTCAGGCACGACGTGTCTCGCCGAGCAGGTGATCACCGGAATTCAGGCCGCCCCCGAGGGCACGATATTCCGCAGCGAGTTCTCGGTGCACGGGGTCTTCGACATGCACAAGGACGCCACGGGACACAGTTTCGACCGGCTGGACTATCCGGCGAACACGGTGCCGCCCGAGGTGCAGCAACGGATGATTGACATCACCGAGCGGTACCTGCGGCACGTCGGATTCGACAACGGCTGCTTCAACTCCGAATTCATGTGGGACGAGAAGGAGGACAGGCTCTGGCTGATCGAGGTGAACACCCGCATCTCGCAGTCACATAGTGACCTGTTCACCAAGGTGGACGGCATGTCGAACCACGAGGTGGCTATCGACATCGCCCTGGGCACACCGCCGCGCATGCAGCGGCGGCACGGCACATTCGGCGTGGCGGCGAAATGCATCATCCCGCATTACGAGGACGGGATCGTGACGAGGGTGCCGAGCAGTGAGGACATTGCCCGCGTGCAGAAGGCGGTGCCCGAAACGAAAGTGCTCATCGATGTCCAACCTGGTGACCGCCTCGCCGATCTGCCGAACCAGGACGCCTACCGCTATGTCCTCGGCACCATGTACATCGGTGCCGAGGACATCGCCCAGTTGGAAAAGCACGTCGACCGCGCGCTGGCGGAACTGCCGTTCGAGTTCGAGCCGGTCCCGAATCATCAGCACTGA
- a CDS encoding CocE/NonD family hydrolase → MQTVTAFPREVRAIENTFITMPDGARLAARMWLPVDADTDPVPAVLEYLPYRKRDSTRGRDALNHPYIAGHGYACVRVDMRGSGDSDGVLQDEYLPAEHDDACEVIAWLARQPWCDGNVGMMGISWGGFNSLQVASQRPPALKAIISASATEDLYVDNMHYMGGCLLSDNLSEATVMFAFNSLPPDPAIVGDSWREMWLERLRGSGLWIENWLEHQHRDDYWKRASVNEDYSAVRCPVLAVGGWADGYTNAIFRLMEHLDVPRKGLIGPWGHKYPHLGVPGPAIDFLAEVVRWWDYWLKGIDNGVMDEPMVRAWMQNSVEPNPSYAQRPGRWVAEPSWPSPHVEQRRYTFGRHILTETGAAAQEGDEPRPLFLQSPMSVGMFAGKWASYAATPDLPSDQREEDGGALVFETESLDEPLEILGLPEVELEVSSDTPVAMLAARLSDVAPNGEATRVTYGVLNLTHRDGSEHPTPLTPGRKYRIRLPLNGAAQVVPAGHRVRLSLSTSYFPLAWPPPEPVTLTVSTGGTLILPVRPPRDEDDARLRDLGEPRAAEKLAVTRLRQGEHHWRTVRDLESGTSTLEIVDDQGSFRIDEIGTVVSRATREWFSFRGNDVNSARGETQTVRRYERDDWRTEVRTRTVLTSTATDFVITADLDAFELDAAHGDRRVYSQNWHRRIPRQLV, encoded by the coding sequence ATGCAGACGGTCACCGCGTTCCCCCGCGAGGTCCGCGCCATCGAGAACACTTTCATCACCATGCCGGACGGAGCCCGCCTCGCCGCCCGGATGTGGTTGCCGGTCGATGCGGATACCGATCCGGTCCCGGCGGTACTCGAATACCTGCCGTACCGCAAACGTGATTCCACCCGCGGGCGGGACGCCTTGAACCACCCCTACATCGCCGGTCACGGTTACGCCTGCGTGCGTGTCGACATGCGCGGCAGCGGCGACTCCGACGGTGTCCTGCAGGACGAGTACCTTCCTGCCGAGCACGACGACGCCTGCGAGGTGATCGCGTGGCTGGCCCGGCAGCCGTGGTGCGACGGGAACGTGGGGATGATGGGCATCTCGTGGGGCGGTTTCAACAGCCTGCAGGTCGCCTCGCAGCGCCCGCCCGCCCTCAAGGCGATCATCAGCGCCTCGGCCACCGAGGACCTCTACGTCGACAACATGCACTACATGGGCGGGTGCCTGCTCTCCGACAATCTGTCCGAGGCCACCGTGATGTTCGCCTTCAACAGCTTGCCACCGGATCCGGCGATCGTCGGAGACAGCTGGCGGGAGATGTGGTTGGAACGGCTCCGGGGCAGTGGGTTGTGGATCGAGAATTGGCTCGAGCATCAGCATCGGGACGACTACTGGAAACGTGCCTCCGTCAACGAGGACTACAGTGCTGTGCGCTGCCCGGTTCTGGCGGTCGGGGGATGGGCGGACGGATACACCAACGCGATCTTCCGGCTGATGGAGCACCTCGACGTCCCGCGCAAGGGCCTGATCGGGCCGTGGGGCCACAAATACCCGCACCTCGGTGTGCCCGGTCCGGCGATCGACTTCCTCGCCGAGGTCGTCCGCTGGTGGGATTACTGGCTCAAGGGAATCGACAACGGTGTGATGGACGAACCGATGGTGCGGGCATGGATGCAGAACAGCGTCGAACCAAACCCTTCCTACGCGCAGCGGCCGGGCCGGTGGGTCGCCGAACCGTCCTGGCCGTCGCCCCACGTCGAGCAGCGCCGGTACACCTTCGGCCGGCACATCCTCACCGAAACCGGTGCGGCCGCCCAGGAAGGCGACGAACCCCGCCCGCTCTTCCTCCAATCGCCGATGAGCGTGGGCATGTTCGCCGGCAAGTGGGCGTCCTACGCGGCCACCCCCGATCTGCCGTCGGATCAGCGTGAAGAGGACGGCGGCGCACTGGTTTTCGAAACCGAATCGCTCGACGAGCCGCTGGAGATTCTTGGGCTACCGGAAGTCGAACTGGAGGTGTCGTCCGATACCCCCGTCGCCATGCTCGCCGCTCGCCTGTCAGATGTGGCCCCGAACGGGGAGGCCACCCGCGTCACCTACGGTGTGCTCAACCTCACGCACCGGGACGGCAGCGAACATCCCACCCCCCTCACGCCGGGACGGAAGTACCGGATTCGGTTGCCGCTCAACGGCGCAGCCCAGGTGGTCCCGGCCGGGCATCGCGTGCGGCTGTCGCTGTCCACCTCGTATTTTCCGTTGGCGTGGCCCCCGCCCGAACCGGTGACCTTGACGGTATCCACCGGCGGAACCCTCATCCTGCCTGTCCGCCCGCCCCGCGACGAGGACGACGCCCGGTTGCGCGACCTCGGGGAACCCAGGGCCGCCGAGAAGTTGGCGGTGACCCGGCTTCGCCAGGGGGAGCACCACTGGCGCACCGTTCGCGACCTCGAGAGCGGCACCTCCACGCTCGAGATCGTCGACGACCAGGGCTCGTTCCGCATCGACGAGATCGGGACCGTCGTCAGCAGAGCGACGCGGGAGTGGTTCAGTTTCCGCGGCAACGACGTGAATTCGGCGCGCGGCGAAACGCAGACCGTGCGCCGATACGAGCGGGACGACTGGCGGACCGAGGTCCGCACCCGCACGGTCTTGACGTCGACGGCCACGGACTTCGTGATCACCGCGGACCTGGACGCGTTCGAACTCGATGCCGCACACGGGGACCGACGGGTCTATTCGCAGAACTGGCACCGACGGATACCGCGTCAGCTGGTGTGA
- a CDS encoding FUSC family protein has product MRVFRRLRTWTSDADRGTVLIQAVKAATAAVLAWVLAAMVFALPQPFLAPYAAVFMIEATVSRSLRVAAEQLAAVSLGVVLAAAVGALVDSITVGVGIAVLVGLLLGRWRRLGSSGIWVAVTALLMVTYGAAEDPDVLGLRIVEIALGAATGVAVNALFLPPLYVKRSQRAVTGVGVTAANLLAEVPEELRGGARGRAASWNERSAQVRSQLDEALEAVAWTEESARGNLRSAASPALAAKEWWGSAVVALSEAWPQCAEILRAAELTIDPHPPFDPLSPPIGTAAAEFVQALAEVIRTSFGVDAEHRDRAAAVRTARQRLRRFEEVVARHDSQTTGSSMSAGSLLRPCAPALNSLAGGDDQRVR; this is encoded by the coding sequence GTGAGGGTGTTCCGCCGCCTTCGCACGTGGACGTCGGACGCCGATCGCGGCACCGTCCTGATTCAGGCGGTCAAAGCGGCCACGGCCGCCGTCCTGGCATGGGTGCTGGCAGCCATGGTGTTCGCGCTGCCTCAGCCGTTCCTGGCGCCGTACGCGGCGGTGTTCATGATCGAGGCGACGGTGTCCCGCTCGCTGCGGGTGGCGGCCGAACAGCTCGCCGCCGTGTCCCTCGGGGTGGTGCTGGCCGCGGCCGTGGGAGCACTCGTCGACTCGATCACCGTCGGGGTCGGGATCGCGGTTCTGGTGGGCCTCCTCCTCGGACGCTGGCGCCGACTGGGTTCGAGCGGCATCTGGGTGGCCGTGACGGCACTGCTCATGGTGACGTACGGCGCCGCCGAGGACCCGGATGTGCTCGGCCTCCGCATCGTGGAGATCGCCCTCGGCGCGGCTACCGGGGTCGCGGTGAACGCCCTGTTCCTGCCGCCGCTGTATGTGAAGCGGTCACAGCGCGCGGTGACCGGGGTGGGGGTGACCGCCGCGAATCTGCTCGCCGAGGTGCCGGAGGAGCTGCGGGGCGGGGCCCGCGGCCGGGCAGCTTCGTGGAACGAGCGGTCGGCGCAGGTCCGCTCGCAACTCGACGAGGCGCTCGAGGCGGTGGCCTGGACCGAGGAGAGTGCCCGCGGAAACCTCCGGTCGGCCGCCTCCCCGGCGCTCGCCGCCAAGGAATGGTGGGGCAGCGCCGTGGTCGCCTTGTCCGAGGCGTGGCCCCAATGTGCCGAGATTCTGCGCGCGGCAGAACTGACCATCGACCCTCATCCGCCGTTCGACCCCCTGTCGCCGCCGATCGGTACGGCGGCGGCCGAGTTCGTGCAGGCCCTCGCCGAGGTGATCCGGACGTCATTCGGTGTCGACGCCGAACATCGCGACCGGGCCGCCGCCGTGCGCACCGCTCGGCAACGCTTGCGCCGTTTCGAGGAAGTCGTCGCCCGGCACGACAGTCAGACCACGGGTTCCTCGATGAGCGCCGGAAGCCTCCTGCGGCCGTGTGCACCGGCGTTGAACTCGCTCGCCGGCGGGGACGACCAGCGGGTTCGCTGA